A single genomic interval of Deltaproteobacteria bacterium harbors:
- a CDS encoding type II toxin-antitoxin system PemK/MazF family toxin, with protein sequence MKRGDLYRVYKPGKADPRRFRVFIVVSRQVLIDSRFSTVICAPVYSRFDGLSTQVPLGTSEGLKHDSAIHCDELVSIQKSRLTNFIGTLSDKKIGELDKALSISLALDNI encoded by the coding sequence ATGAAGCGAGGCGATTTATACCGGGTGTACAAGCCAGGCAAGGCCGATCCAAGGCGGTTCCGGGTTTTTATTGTTGTGAGCCGCCAAGTGCTGATCGATTCCCGGTTTTCCACCGTCATTTGCGCCCCCGTCTATTCCCGCTTTGACGGTTTATCCACTCAAGTACCGCTCGGAACCTCCGAAGGCCTCAAACACGATAGCGCCATCCATTGCGACGAGCTGGTCAGCATCCAAAAATCCCGTCTTACCAACTTTATTGGCACTCTCTCGGACAAGAAAATAGGGGAACTCGATAAAGCCCTCTCCATTTCCCTGGCTCTGGATAACATTTAA
- a CDS encoding VWA domain-containing protein, which produces MLLTFLYTLRALKIPVGTQEWLALMEALIKNQGDSSLTHFYQVARSILVKSEALYDSFDQAFLICFKGYQGNFDIKKELLDWLNKSLDPSQRPPLPQIPPLALEELRKKFLERLKEQMEEHHGGSHWIGTGGTSPFGHSGSHPSGIRIGGPGGGRSAVQVAEERRFANYRQDRILDTRQFKVALKRLRKLDFHGEATELNIDKSIDKTCKNVGEIELVFQPPRKNQTELLLLMDVGGSMDPYAELMEALFSAAHASTHFKAFRHFYFHNCIYSRLYNDMFRREFISTEELFKTYRKSFHVVIVGDACMNPYELLAQGGAIEYWEMNQRTGLEWFRLIKQHYPSTVWLNPEPEDYWGHHTIEAIKRVFKMYPLTVSGLTEAVDDLRGERVNTA; this is translated from the coding sequence ATGTTATTAACCTTCCTTTATACATTACGCGCCCTTAAAATCCCTGTCGGGACCCAGGAATGGCTGGCCCTGATGGAGGCCCTGATCAAGAATCAGGGCGATTCCTCGCTCACCCATTTTTACCAGGTTGCCCGGTCGATCCTTGTCAAATCCGAAGCCCTCTACGACTCCTTCGACCAGGCCTTTCTTATCTGTTTTAAGGGGTATCAGGGAAATTTTGACATCAAGAAAGAACTTCTCGACTGGCTCAACAAGAGTCTCGATCCATCACAGCGTCCCCCTCTGCCGCAAATTCCTCCGTTGGCGCTGGAGGAACTCCGCAAGAAATTTCTCGAACGGCTCAAAGAGCAGATGGAGGAGCATCATGGTGGAAGCCATTGGATCGGCACCGGCGGCACATCGCCGTTCGGCCATTCAGGTTCGCATCCCTCCGGCATCCGGATCGGCGGGCCCGGTGGCGGAAGGTCGGCCGTCCAAGTGGCTGAAGAACGGCGATTCGCCAATTACCGGCAGGACCGCATTCTCGATACCCGTCAGTTCAAGGTGGCTCTCAAGCGTTTGCGCAAGCTCGATTTTCACGGTGAGGCGACCGAATTAAACATCGACAAGTCGATCGACAAAACCTGCAAGAACGTCGGTGAAATCGAACTGGTTTTTCAGCCGCCGCGGAAGAATCAGACCGAGCTTCTTCTGCTGATGGATGTCGGCGGAAGCATGGACCCGTATGCCGAGCTGATGGAGGCGCTCTTTTCGGCGGCGCATGCCTCCACCCATTTCAAGGCCTTCAGGCATTTTTATTTTCACAACTGCATCTATTCGCGCCTCTACAACGACATGTTCCGCCGCGAGTTTATTTCAACCGAAGAGCTTTTCAAAACCTACCGAAAATCGTTTCACGTCGTCATTGTGGGGGATGCCTGCATGAACCCGTACGAGCTTTTGGCGCAGGGCGGGGCCATCGAGTATTGGGAGATGAATCAGCGAACCGGGCTGGAATGGTTTCGGCTCATCAAACAGCACTATCCATCGACCGTCTGGCTGAATCCCGAGCCGGAAGATTATTGGGGACATCATACCATTGAGGCGATCAAGCGGGTTTTTAAAATGTATCCCCTGACGGTTTCCGGCCTGACCGAGGCGGTGGATGATTTGCGGGGGGAACGAGTCAATACCGCCTGA